The following DNA comes from Lonchura striata isolate bLonStr1 chromosome 4, bLonStr1.mat, whole genome shotgun sequence.
ACCGTTGGGTGTTAGGACTTCTTGTGTCCTCATCACTTCAGAAATTGGAGTGAGGGAAAACACAACATGAGTTCTCATTCAGTCAGCAGATGTAGGAATGAAGTTGCTACATTTAATACTTAAATTCTGTGTTAGTTGCAAcatctgtgggttttttttgtaaggtATTTAAAACATCCTTTCATTACTGTTTTGCAACAAGGACCAGCGTGACAGCTCTGTCTCAATACTGTGCAATACAAAGGCGATCACAAAGCCTTatttcattttggaaaacaaattatACATACAGATGCGACCTACCAAAGGCAGAACAATACAGTAGCCACTGCAGAGTTAGTTAGTCCAGAGTAGGACCCAGACAGATGGCTTTGACAGGTATCAATTCAATGGCTGGACTGAAAGCCTAAGACCTGGATGACTCTACAGCTGTATTCCCTCCTCACTGTTTGTTCTTCAGCCTCCTATGCCAAGCCATGAGTTAGGAGAATTTAATGTCCCATGATGGTTTGTGGAAATGTATTGCCTTTTTTCTTGCTCAGACACTGCCCAAAACTTTCCTATGGTAAACCTCAGTTCTTGTAGTAGAAGAGAAAGTGGATAGCTGTTCCTTAAGCACCTCCTCTGTGCTAGTCCAGACTTTGTAGATGCCTTTCTTAACCCATCTCAGACAGCTCTTTTCCAAGCTAACGAGCCCTGTGTAACTGTTCAGCCTTTGAAAGctcttcctcatcttccttggaCACTGCCTTTGTAGTCTTGACTATTTAGTTTGTCAGTCACTTTTGCCTCACTCTTTCTCTGTGCTAGGAGGAAAGATTTTATAATTTACTAGTAAGCTTTATAAATTTTTGTGGGCTTTGACTTGTCTTGCTCATTTAGATTAGTTAACATGTATTTTTGGAATCAGCCTGGTCAGTGACTATCACCCTTTTTCTATCTGCAAATCAAAAGTCAGCCTCCTGGAGGTATTCCAGATCCTTTAGGACAGTATGAGCAAGCTCATTTTTGGCAGTCCTGGCCAGCTGGCAGGTGCTTTTTTTATGTAGGAGGACAATGATAGGCAAGATAAGGGTGGTAGACAGGAGATAGGAAAGCAAAGACTAAGGCAGAAGGCTTTATCAATctcaaatattttatgttttatacTTTTTCCTCCTTGTGCCGCGCAACTGTCCTGAAGGATGTTGGGGAAGGGATGAGGACCAGCAGTATTTTCTGAAGAGGTTAAATTTGCCACATCTGCCTTTACTCTCTTTTGCAATGCTCCTGTACCTGTTCTGTATgttctttcatttctcagtGTGTGGGTTGCTGTTTTCATGACATCCCCTGGCTCCACCATTCTGAATGACTCTCTATGTGTTGCAAAAGATTGAGAGATTATGTACCTGTTGACCTTTTCAGGAGAATAAGTGGGAAGTATAGACAAAATGATGCTCTGTGGtgcagtatttttaatttcttttttgggggggtcgtTTGCTTTATGGTGTTATTAAAGATGGTTTGTATGGAGTTTAAAATATCATATAAAAGCCTATTCTgccttcacttttttcttttcttttatgatggctggtaaaaaaaaaaaaaggtcagctAAGGGTAACTAAAATATCCTAGTTATGTCAAGGCAAAGTGTCCATTTTGCTACTGACTTAACTTTGATAGCTACAGAAAGGGCATGCAAAACTTTAGGGTGGCAAAAAGCTGGTTGATGTTTGCACATGAGACATGTTGTAATGTAGTGAAGACTATTTGAGATCAGTTTGTGGTGACTTGTGTGGCTGCACATGTCAGCTAGAGGGAAATACAGTGTTTAGCATGAGTTTATATGAAGCAGATGGATTATCCTTATCTATTGTAGATGGGAACCCTTAATAGCAGGTGAAGGCATAAACTGAGTGGGTCACTGAGCCTTTAATAATGAGCAGAGCCTACTCTCAAGCATCCTATGCCCTTTGTTAGGGCAGGTACCTTGACATAAATAACAGCCAGATTTTAGTACTCATGAGAGCTACATGTCTATGTATTTATGATGAAAACATTCAAAACTAGGATAACTTAAAAAATCAggcatatttttatattttattttgctaatgGAGAGTTTTATGATGTTCTATACAAGGAGAAGAAATGGTTTAGCTCAAAAAATGAATACAGGAAAGGGCGCAAGCTAATTACCAAAGGGTCTACCTTCTGGAATGCTATTGACACAAAATGTTGCCTGCTCAGTTTTCTGTCAGAGAACCACTTGAATGACCTCAAAATGAGTTAgtatattttattctttaaaataattcttttagTTCCATTTTTCTGGCATGTCTCTAATGTCAGTGATATTATTTTGTATAATCCTATTGCCTGAAGCTAACTGTAGAAGAGTGTATTTTGGACACATTGGATCTTATAGAGTCTCATAGGTAGCTCAGTAATTTGttggaccccccaaaaaaaaccctgtgtcCTGAAAAGAAGTTTAAGCCAAGCaatttttcctggaaatggCAAAAGGTAGTCTATGTAACAAATGAAACAGGAGGTGTGCAGGGCACCCTTCAGGCtaaatttgaaaaatgaaaatcctAGACCTGGCAAGGGTAAAAGAGCCTCAGACAATTCACCTGAAGTAATTGCAGAATGTAAATGATGAAATGAAAACCATCAACATCTACTTTTCTTGTTTTGGGAACAGTGGGCCACCCTGCAGATTGAGGAGGGAGTAAAAAAGCAGAAGGCGATGGCACCTGAAAATTTAATCTCCACTGGTAAGATCTCTGGATGAAGGGGACATAGCACTATTTATCATGTAAAAAGGCAGCTATTTAACAATCTTATTTAGAAAGGAGTTTGATGAGCAAATATCAATTGAAATTATAAACATACATAACCatgttataaaaaaaatataatctctCAGTTTTGTGAATAAAAGGAATTAGAGACTAGTGTGGGTAGAGAAAGATATTGCTGATAAGGATTTGGGAAGCATCCTAGTTTTCATAAATGTTTTTTGCTTTCTGGCTCCATCAGCTCTCTCTTTACAGGTTTGAGAGGAATTAGTGTTCTTTGTGCTTGACATGGCTCTGCATAGTTATCTTTTGTTTCTTCTAACTCCtaatatgcaaaaaatccaGGCTCTCAAATAAAAGAGTTACAGCATCCCATGGATCACAGATATAATTTGCACGCTTTTCTGGACATGAGGataaaatccaaatattttttttcccccaagtatttttccttccttctttgaCCAAAGAGGAGTGGGTTAAATTCTCATAGTTATCCTTTTACTTGTAGTACCATTTTTAGTGATTAGTCATGTACACTGCTTGGTTTGTCAGCTAATAATTTTCTGGTCTGATGATTTCCTGGGAGATGAAGGTTTTACTGAAGAGCAGATAGGGAAAGTTTTGTGATTCTGATCAGGGGGAGGTAGGTTGATCAAGATAAATTAAGTGTATTTTTATAATGTATACTTAATGTCATCCAATACACCccgtcaaaaaaaaaaaaaaaaaaaaaaggtggggggccaaacaaaaaagccaagtGTCAGCTGGTATGAACCAAGAGAATTTTAGTCACTGTAATCAGCCAGATAAAAATCTGGTCTCAGAGTGACCTCAGCAGATATCTGAGACTTGCTGCTTGGCTGTCCTATGGGGTGTAGTTTTACAAATATCAGACCAAGTATGTGTTGTCATTCTTCCTGCACAATGTGTCTGTGTAATGCTTCATATGTCTGGAGGGAGAAATCCAGGCACTTTCAAGTTTCTTGATAGAGAAGTGACTCTTAACGAAGAAGGTATAGGGGAAGATAGAAggttccaagggaaaaaaatgcagaaggaGGTGTTTTTTATGGCTGGGAAACAATAAAGCTAATCAACAGCAGCAAGAACAATCATACAAACTCTGCCTGAATTTGAGTCAAGGCACCAGGAAGGATCTGCTATCTTGGTAGTGTATAGGTGACATTTCTAGGTGTGAGTGGCATTGTTATTTGGTAAACAATAATGAAGTAGGTGTTGTGCTCAAGGTTATATGGTGTTATATAGCATAAGATTAGAGAAGTTCCTTGTGGAATGAACTTGTCAGTACAGAAATGAGGCATAGCAATACCATTATTGTGCTTGAGTAGGAGAAGAGCTGTTCTAAAAAGCATATGTATTTCTTGATATTCTCTTTGGAATCCATGTTATTCATTTCACCATGTGGAAGGAAGGCTCATTTCCTCATGCAGGGATCATCCAGAGAGATGAGACTCCCATGGAAAAGGAGGTTGTTGGCCGCTGCCGAGGATGTTTCAGCCTTGCTGATGTCATGTACTTCTCCAAGAAGGGCTGTGAGGCAGTTGCGGAAGATGAAGTCACTCGACGGTTCTcctctgaggagctgctgtccTGGAATCTCCTCAGCAGAACCAATGCCAACCTGCACCATGTCAGCTGGAAACTGGCTGCTGTGTGGGTCACTGGCATCCTAATTCGGTATtgcctcctgctgcctttcCGGTGAGCCACATAGGGTTTGCTGGCATCATATTTCATGGTACTTTTTACAGAAGTTGTGAAATAATATACTATTGGCTAGCAGAGGAAGGAGAACCTGACATGACCTTTCCAAGAAGCCATCTAAACTCAAatatcacttaaaaaaaaaaaaaagcaaatttctcACATTCCATATATTTTATTAGTAATTAATTTGCCTTTAAAATCCAGCAAAGCTGGATTAAGGGGTTTGTGTGCTGATTAGCTAGTAGTTTGTTGCTAGTTAGATGCTATTAATACTGGAAGGAAGCATTGTGAATCAAAGATCAAAAAGCCAAGTAAGAATACCTTCTTGCTTACTCCTCCAGTTTTGCTTCTTGCCATATAATTAAGATTATTTTACTTTGTAGCATCTGCTTGTCTGTTTTCAGCATCCTGTTGCTGATGTTGGCCACTACTGTAGTAGGACAGTTTCCAAATGGCAGGTATGTGTTTGCTGAGGGTTCTTTcaatttcttctgtatttctttaagAATTTGAACTAGTAGTTGGAACACTCTGCTGAAGTCCAGAGGATAGATGTGGACTATCATGGGGTGACTTTCTCTCCTGTAAAATTATAGACTGTTGTGCGAGAGAGTTATGGCAATAGCATCTGAAAGCAGACATGCAGTGTGAGCCTTAGTATGCTCTTTGTAGTAACAGCAACTGGGGATAACTCAGACAGTTTACATTACATTGTTTACATTGTGTGACTCCATAGAACTAGAAATGTACCCATGGCTTCATTTCTTTTAGAGTGAAAGGCTGGCTGAGCAACCAGGTCCAGATGATATGTGCCACCTTAGGTGTTCGATGTCTGAGTGGCCCTGTTCATTTCCACAACAGGTGAGTGCTGCCACCTTGCCCTTTATTAGTCTAGAATGTGTTTCTTGCAGTATTTAACATCTCAAGTTTTGGAGAAGGATTTTTATTCCATTACTGCCTGGATACTTGGTGATGGTACAACTTGACCCAAAAAGCTGTTTGGATCATCCAGACTCTGTCAGGATGTTCACATGCCCTGCTGTGTATTGGCAGGGTGTGTGTAGATGGTGTAGTACTGTCTTCACACATTTAGATATTTTTCAGTGCTTGCCACCTGATTTGGCTTGTAGTCTGGAGAATAAACATTAATGAATTACTTTTATGGTTGTTGTTGCAGGGAAAACAAACCACAGGAAGGAGGTATCTGTGTAGCCAACCACACATCTCCATTGGATGTCCTAATCCTGGCCAGTGATGGATGCTATTCCTTGGTATGAACAAGACAGTTGGTAAATATAAGTAATGTTGAGATGCCCATAGATGTAGTATTGGGTAAGAGGATAAACTATCTCATAGAACAGTTGACAGCATTCACACTCACATTCTGAACTGTAAAACACTAGATGTAGGCAGGCATGTGCATATTTATGACCAAGCTGATTGGTATAATTTGTCAATAAGCTTAGAAATGGTTGCATCTCTGTTTAGAATTTAATCAtttaagtgtgtgtgtgtgtctttgcTTTGTAACAAGTTTCTTTTGGGCTTTGCAGGTTGGCCAGGTACATGGAGGGCTTATGGGACTTATTCAAAAATCCTGCATGCAAACCTCTCAGCATGTCTTGTTTGAACGCTCGGAAATGAAAGACCGTCACCTGGTGAGGAAAAAGTAAGGTAGTGAGGTGATTGCTTTATTGTCTGGTCAGGTGTAGTAGTTTGTCATCAGTGGTGATATTTGTGGTTTTAAGTGATGCAGCAAATGTAGTAAGATAGTGACCTGTCATTTAACTAAATGTGGAGAATCATTAGATACATGTAAAACTGATGTTGTGAACCTAGAAAGCATGAAAACTATAAATTTGGAATATATTTCAGTCTAAAGAGAAGTTTGACTGCATTCATAGCTGGAATCTGGGAAGTTATTTTCACATGCTTCAAGTACCACCATTCTGTGGTTAAAATGCATCTTCATACAGCTTTGTAGAAAATCTACTTTTTTAGCAAGAGATACTGAGATAAAGGCCTGAAACCAGAACATATTGCAGCTGAGGCAACAGACTGTGCAAAAGGCAATTGCACAAGGGCTTGTGAGAGGTAATGAATGTTTAGATTCTTGGACAAGATAAATATGAAGTATACGCtgaaactttattttctctccacAGAATTAGAGAACACATTGCAGATAAGGCCAAGTTACCCATTTTAATTTTCCCAGAAGGTAAGAAGCAACtgtattggttttttttttgctcttctcACTTCTTGCCACTGAGTGCAGTTTATTATGCCCAGTCTTTAGAATTGAGGTGTTTGTTTTTAGTTTGTAGAATTAATTAGCTCTTGTGAGATATTAAAAGCCAGGTTCTAGTATTTTACAACAGTTTTATGACAGTTTATTTGCTTTATCATATAAAAGAATGAAGACATATACGGCTCTGGGATTATGTTCCAGAGCTAAAGCAACTTAGTATCCTTAAGACAGTTTAGGATTAATTTCCTGATACTTTTCTCAGAGTGGATTAATCCCTTCATCTATTTTACTTCTGACCAGGCACCTGCATTAACAACACATCAGTAATGATGTTTAAGAAGGGAAGCTTTGAGGTAGGAGGAACCATCCATCCAGTAGCAATCAAGGTACTGTAACTGCAGTTTTCCAAACACGGAAGGATTGATTGAAAATGCTTCTCATGTCAGAGAAGCTGTTCATGTGTAAGCCTTAAAAAGGGATATGTTTGGTGTGCATAAAGTACTGAATAAGCCCTGAGAGACAGAAACTTGTGGTGTTAAGCAGTATGGGAAACATGTAATTTCTGTCCTTGCTCCTACGTGCTCTGAGGATAAGGACAGTTTTCTTGGCAATTTCAAGTCTTTCTGAGTAGCTTTAGCCAGGTCACTCTAGATCTGGAAATATTAGTTACTTTTCCTAGCACTATAATGTTGCCTGATCTTATGGAAGTTGTTAAAACTGGTGTGAGCATTGTCAAGGAAGCCTTTGTAGTCAGCATTTATGTAGATGACAAGTTTTTAAGTTTTGAATAAATCTTTTGCTATAGTTGTGTTGCAACAGGTCTGTCACAGTTTGAGGCCAGGCATTGCTTGTAAAGATTAACTATTAGAAACTTGTAATAAATCTTGGAACTTTACTCTCAATTTACTGATGCTTTCAGGAGGTGTGATTAGATTTTCCCTTTATTTAATAAGTTGAATTGTGACTTTGTGGCCAAAAAAAAGAGGCATTTTATATGATTTAAACTAAGGCAGCTTATTCTTCTTGTCTTCCAGTATGACCCCCGCTTTGGAGATGCCTTCTGGAACAGCACAAAGCATTCCATCATGACCTATGCTTTTAATGTGTTAACCAGCTGGGCTATTGTCTGCAATGTGTGGTACCTGCCACCGATGGTCAAAGAGGTTCTTACacttttgtatattttaaaagtgcttGTAAAGTGTTGTCTGGAAGAAGTCTGCATTACTACAGAAGGTGTTCTGAATCCTTATTGGTAACCTAATGGACAAAGCCCAGGAAGCAACACTGCAGTCTTGGATTTATGTAGTATACATCCCCTGCTCTGGTCAGACCTGGGACTTCAGGCTGTGTATTGTCTGAGGTTGTCCCAGAAACCAGAGAGCCTCCCATGTAGTTCTTTTTGGAGGTGAACCAGGATCAGCTGGAACTGCTCACATTTGGCTTATGGGTCTGGCATAAACCCTACTGCCTGCTGTCTGACAAAACCTGAGTTTTTAAGTGAGGCACAGAGAAAATGTCTGTGTTGTAAAGCAATTaattaatatctttttttcaggaagaagaAGATGCTGTTCACTTTGCTGACAGAGTCAAGGCTGTCATCGCTGCTCGGGCAGGAATGTCTGTGCTTCCTTGGTAAGAAGCAACACCTCTGGAATTGTTTTTAAAGGTGTATTCTGTATATATTCTGTATTCTGAAATATTAACATGGAATCTTTTAAAACTTGCTTTGTTTGCACTGTAGTCCACCACCCATACTGACTCTGATTCAGAAAATGTTACTTTATTACTTGAACAATTACATTAGAATAATTAGAATAATATAGTAGAtagagagaaacagagctgaCAGGTGGATCTAGACAGCAGGCACTTTTAGGTGAAAATTAATTACTTGCCTGTTAGATGCTGGGTTAAAAGAAGGGCATTGTGGTGTTGAAAGTCTTGGCAGTATAAATCACTTAGCATTGTCTTACAGATGTCTACATTAAGAGTGGAAACTGCTTTGACTGCATTGTCTAAATATAGTAATGTTTTCCTGCCTTGGCCCTGAAGTGAGTTTAAGGCTGTTTCTTCTCTTTATCTTTCAGGGATGGGggactgaaaaggaaaaaggtcAAAGAGTCTTTCAAGGAAGAGCAACAGAAAAGATATTGCCAGATAGTAATAGAAAATGGATCTGTGGGAAACGGAAATGTTTGCTAAATCCTATTtattttatctcatttttcCATGACTTATCTCTACCAGAAAATAGACTGGCTTTATATTAAACCaaacatgtttttcttctgtccCTGTAAGATATTTTACATGTGACACAACAGGGAAACCATGAAGAGATATCCTTATTTAAAGCAAAGTActataattttataaataagaaaacataaaatatgcTAATAAAATTCTCCTGATGCTGAGAAGAATCTACAGTAAAATTAATTATGTTCATTAAAATatgactttaaaatatttgcaatacCTTGAGGACTTGAATGGTTACTTATAATAAATCACGTCTGTACTGCTAGACTCTCTCTCAGTGACTTAGACTAGCAATGCTCCTGTGAGCCACAGTAACCATGTTGCTCTAGAGATAGATCTCCTGATGTCAGAAGACATGAAGCCTTTCAccaaaatatgttttctgaaatgttaGAGACGAAGTGTTGCATATCAGAGGGAAAAAGCAGATGCTGGCTTTCTCCTCCGTGTCACAAGACCAGGGATGGCATTGTAGAAAGTTTTCTGCTGTGACAAAGAGCAGAACAGTGCCCAGGGCATCATGTCCCTGATGTCTGGGTGTGTGAAGCTGAGGCAAATTAGTCACAGCCAAGGACAATGTCACAGAAAATATCCTGTGTTTTTAAATCATAtcttgtggttttgttttttgtttgatcCCTTTTTGAGTCTGTTTGTATGCATTGCACAAATTAAGGAAAACCTATGATGTGATATCCACTGTCCTCTGCTGCTGTTATTTCTGGATAGCTGCTTGCTTCTGCTACCACTGGATGTGAAGGCTGAGGATTTGGCCTCTGACAAGCCCATCCTCCAGGAACAGAGCAAGTATGCAATGGGAATATTTCCATCTCCTATAGCATTTGTTGGTATAAAATATTTGCTCTCTTGGTGAGTAGCTCTCATATCAAAGGATCAGGCTTCTTCAACTATCTGAATGTCCCTAATGAAACACACAAATAGCTGCTGTTTTGGCCAAGGTGCTCTTAAAACAGACCTTGGTAAGAACAGTTAATAATGTTTACATGACAGCAGTCCATTGGCTGAAGTCTCAGAAAAGACAGAGGATCAGTCTTGAGAGCACAAATACATCCTACAGAGGGACAGATGCACAGATACGACTGCCCAGCCCTGGAGACTCTAGAAAAACAATATCCAGTGGAGGGGCTAACAGAAGTGATAATTGCCCTAGAGCTACATGGCACAGAGGTAGCACAGAACTGAGCTCTCCTCTTCTGTGGCCAGGCCTGGCATTGCAACACGTATGTGAATTTCTTTCAGTGTTTCATTCACATGTATGTGAATTTCAGTCAGTGTTGCTGTCATGAGTAAGCAGTAGGAGAATCTGCCCTTTTGCACAACTTTTAGCAAACCCAGGTTAAAAAGAAAGCCACCAAGCAGTAAAGAAAATTGCCTCAGGCTCTCCTGATTTAGAACAGGTCTGCTTACTCTCAACTATAGTAGATGTGCTTCCATGGCTGTTTAAGctgttgatttattttttaggtATAAAAATGTGAAGAAATGTGATTGAAAGTCTTGACAACTCTCAAATGTTTTTGGTGTGCCAGTGTTTAAAACTGGGAGATTGTCTTTCTGTGTGACTGATTTCTGAGAGTTGCTAACAGAGACTGCAGTAAGAGAAGTTTTGAGAGCATTCTTATGCACTGCTGTGTACTTTCTTTGTTCTCAGAAGTAAAATGGGAGACTGAATAGGGAAAAAGAGGGGCCAGACACAGGAAAATATGGGGAGATAAAGAACAACTGCTGGGTGAGAAATTTTCTGCTTCTGTAAGAAATTAGGAGATTTatgtgcctttttttcctgtcctgCAACACTTCTCCAGCTCATCAAGAGGAGTCTTGGAATGTGTGATCCTCATTGTGGTTATGACTCCAAGTTGTGTAAAAGTAAAGCTCAGACCTCTGAATGTATGAGTATTACGTGTCATTTGTGAGAGTATGGTGGGATTGTCAGTATTTTCTCAGCCATTTTTTAGCTGTCTTAGCAAAGAAAGCTGAAAACTCTGTGAAGTGGGTACTTGCATATAGAATGGGGTAATATAAAGCAAGTGATGAACCCATGAACTTGTCAAATACAAGTGGCATTTATTTTGTTAGCAGTTGGTAAAAATGCCAATCTGACTTGAAATAGAGAATACTTTGTCTTGCCCTGCTTTAAAGAAGTGTTTCTGTTTTTTGGTGTTAATTTCTTTACTTACCTTCCAcctcctcctttcttttctcttgaaaTGCAAATGAAATACAGAATATATCAGCAGAGGCCTTGGCAATTGCTTTTACCTGAAATTGTATATTGCCCTTAGACTGCCAAGGTTATGGGGGAATTGATTATTATCCAAAAGGTCTCCACAGATAAGTGTGTTTTTCTCCTCCACCAGGAGGGTATAGTAACAGTAAAAGAGAACATGTTCTTATGACAACAACATGAGTGGGAAGCTGACAAACAGCTTATTTTTCACAATCAAGGATCTTGCAGTCGTGTTGCTCCTCCTCTT
Coding sequences within:
- the LOC110468494 gene encoding glycerol-3-phosphate acyltransferase 3, producing MEESREGRGLTEDKILSIWMILFVALVLFPSIFRVSLGISHFYMKIVIEMLEWATLQIEEGVKKQKAMAPENLISTGIIQRDETPMEKEVVGRCRGCFSLADVMYFSKKGCEAVAEDEVTRRFSSEELLSWNLLSRTNANLHHVSWKLAAVWVTGILIRYCLLLPFRICLSVFSILLLMLATTVVGQFPNGRVKGWLSNQVQMICATLGVRCLSGPVHFHNRENKPQEGGICVANHTSPLDVLILASDGCYSLVGQVHGGLMGLIQKSCMQTSQHVLFERSEMKDRHLVRKKIREHIADKAKLPILIFPEGTCINNTSVMMFKKGSFEVGGTIHPVAIKYDPRFGDAFWNSTKHSIMTYAFNVLTSWAIVCNVWYLPPMVKEEEEDAVHFADRVKAVIAARAGMSVLPWDGGLKRKKVKESFKEEQQKRYCQIVIENGSVGNGNVC